Proteins from one Mugil cephalus isolate CIBA_MC_2020 chromosome 15, CIBA_Mcephalus_1.1, whole genome shotgun sequence genomic window:
- the ubash3ba gene encoding ubiquitin-associated and SH3 domain-containing protein B, with the protein MAAKEELYAKVTPRRQRQSRPNTVKHGTTLDVLLSMGFPKTRALKALVSTGGKNVQAACDWLFSHVDDPFLDDPLPREYVLYLRPSGPLLQQLSQFWKQSRLSCGKNKAHNIFPHITLCQFFMCADGKVEALSDALQTTVAKWKGRIPMPLPLELYISSTFIGLFVEEQMAEVLKSFAADFATEATSKADAHVEPHKKQLHVTLAYQFQASHLPALEKLAKSVDVSSGCDWLAVLFSRDIRFANHETLQVMYPYAPQNDDELELLQGDFIFMSAVEQSAASEGWLYGTSLATGLSGLLPENYVSRADESDTWVVHGSHSFLNCASPSNSGSAVSGLLFDGQLNDSLGDPPSLTGLCPLLQVSRPMSQTSLSRMRLFVCRHGERMDVVFGKHWVTQCFDTKGRYIRSNLNMPTSLPPRSGGHRDYDKDCPITVFGSTQAKLVGEALLESHTTIDFVYCSPSLRCIQTAQHILQGLQQEGKTKIRVEPGLFEWTKWVSGTGLPAWVPPADLAAANLSVDTTYRPHIPISKLAVSESYDTYISRSFQVTREILTECKNLGNTVLIVAHASSLEACTRQIQGLSPQNSKDFVQVVRKIPYLGFCACEEMGETGVWQLVDPPILPLTHGPNHSFNWREMLMQD; encoded by the exons CCTGAAAGCTCTGGTTTCGACAGGAGGCAAAAACGTCCAGGCAGCATGTGACTG GCTCTTCTCCCATGTGGATGATCCTTTCCTGGATGACCCCCTGCCTAGAGAGTATGTGTTATATCTGCGACCCAGTGGACCGCTGCtccagcagctctcacagtttTGGAAGCAGTCCCGCCTCTCATGTGGCAAGAATAAGGCACACAACATCTTCCCCCACATCACCCTCTGCCAGTTCTTCATG TGTGCCGATGGGAAGGTGGAGGCTCTGTCGGACGCTCTCCAGACCACCGTGGCCAAGTGGAAGGGTCGCATACCCATGCCCCTCCCACTGGAGCTCtacatctcctccaccttcatAGGCCTTTTTGTGGAGGAGCAGATGGCGGAGGTTCTGAAGAGTTTCGCTGCTGATTTTGCCACTGAAGCAACATCTAAAGCAG ATGCTCATGTTGAGCCCCATAAGAAACAACTTCATGTCACTTTGGCATACCAATTCCAAGCCAGTCACCTTCCAGCTCTGGAGAAGTTGGCCAAAAGTGTGGATGTGTCTTCAGGCTGTGACTGGCTGGCTGTGCTCTTCTCCAGGGATATTCGGTTTGCTAATCATGAG ACGCTGCAAGTCATGTACCCATACGCGCCTCAGAATGATGatgagctggagctgctgcagggagACTTCATCTTCATGTCTGCAGTGGAGCAGAGCGCTGCCAGTGAGGGCTGGTTGTATGGCACTTCGCTGGCTACGGGGCTGTCCGGCCTGCTGCCTGAGAACTACGTCAGCCGTGCTGATGAGTCTGACACATGGGTTGTCCACGG GTCTCATTCTTTTCTCAACTGTGCCTCTCCATCCAACTCTGGCAGCGCTGTGAGTGGGTTATTATTTGATGGCCAGCTAAATGACAGTCTTGGGGATCCTCCTAGCCTCACTGGTCTCTGTCCTCTTCTGCAG GTGTCAAGGCCAATGAGTCAGACCTCATTGTCCAGGATGAGGCTGTTTGTGTGTCGCCatggagagaggatggatgTGGTGTTCGGCAAACACTGGGTCACTCAGTGCTTTGACACCAAAG GCAGATACATTCGCTCTAATCTTAACATGCCAACCAGCCTTCCACCCAGAAGTGGAGGTCACCGGGACTATGATAAAGATTGTCCAATTACTGTGTTTGGCTCCACACAGGCCAAACTCGTAG GTGAAGCCTTGTTAGAAAGCCACACAACAATAGACTTTGTTTACTGCTCTCCTTCTCTGCGCTGCATCCAGACTGCTCAGCACATTCTGCAGG GTCTCCAGCAGGAGGGAAAGACAAAAATCCGCGTGGAGCCTGGTTTGTTTGAATGGACCAAGTGGGTTTCAGGCACAGGTTTACCCGCCTGGGTTCCCCCAGCTGATCTGGCTGCTGCTAACCTGAGTGTGGACACAACATACAG ACCTCATATTCCTATAAGCAAGTTGGCAGTGTCAGAGTCCTATGACACCTACATCAGCAGGAGCTTCCAAGTGACTCGAGAGATCCTGACAGAGTGCAAAAATCTGG GAAACACGGTCCTGATTGTGGCCCATGCTTCCTCCCTGGAGGCTTGCACTCGTCAGATTCAAGGCCTCAGCCCTCAAAACTCCAAGGACTTTGTCCAAGTTGTCAGAAAG ATTCCTTACTTGGGTTTTTGTGCTTGTGAAGAAATGGGAGAGACCGGGGTGTGGCAGCTGGTCGACCCACCCATCCTGCCTCTGACACATGGGCCAAATCACAGTTTCAACTGGAGGGAAATGCTAATGCAAGACTGA